The following proteins are co-located in the Amphiprion ocellaris isolate individual 3 ecotype Okinawa chromosome 7, ASM2253959v1, whole genome shotgun sequence genome:
- the thap12b gene encoding THAP domain containing 12b, with protein MPNFCAAPNCTRKSTQSDLAFFRFPRDPERCRIWVENCRRADLEAKTSDQLNKHYRLCAKHFDPAMVCKTSPYRTVLKDTAIPTVFDLTSHLKNPHTRHRKRIKELTEEDIRKMKERRLASSTDQLSFGKDEGADDGTGNNDDEPQLSTEEKEFREYLRSLFEVVVMLGKQGVPLVADKISEGELKSNSLQALLDYRMNAGDEALTKRFEATAVNTEYLSATQQSQLLDVCENTVREELLMEVRESRFFSLVTGDLVEFASEKHLPLFFRYVNQQNVLREEFLDFVPFDGDEPALVERLEAQLTDRWGLSMEDCRGQAHKATGTSTIKMKAVAVLLMEKYPLALHMPCSHMALNIHLANSLPFPNVQVVMETMRRIGAFFRTPLTQDELEKAISIHYQKNEEKGTTLKQACGSGWTEQHNVFDLLVDMLPPLLLCLDVIRDNDDGKFVGSVTSDAYSIAETLADFEVVVTIIILKNVLTFTRAFGRNLQGETLDVFFAANSLTAVLHSLNEVNDNIDVYHEFWYEEAVSVATVMDIPVKIPRLFLRKQRAADVGEIQAEPYFKEYVTVAIIRGVMQEVEDMFCETNLKALKCLSLVPAVMGQMKFNTTEENYADVYRNDLPNPDTLPAELHCWRIKWKHRGKEVRLPTTIHETLQLPDVKFFPNVNSFLKVLSALPVLKLEDNKSDTASERLQAYFDSTPAKQWNKSLAMLNINTHVKHDLDVMVDKYCRLYAEDDPEGEAKLDEATEEDVTK; from the exons ATGCCGAATTTTTGCGCGGCCCCAAACTGTACACGGAAGAGCACCCAGTcagatttggcattttttcgGTTTCCACGGGACCCTGAGAG ATGCAGAATCTGGGTGGAGAACTGCCGCAGAGCAGATCTGGAGGCGAAAACATCAGACCAGTTGAATAAGCACTATAGGTTATGTGCCAAACACTTTGACCCTGCCATGGTGTGCAAAACA aGCCCCTACCGGACTGTATTGAAGGACACAGCCATTCCAACCGTATTTGATCTGACAAGccatttaaaaaatcctcaTACCAGACATCGCAAGCGGATTAAAGAACTT aCTGAAGAGGATATAAGGAAGATGAAAGAAAGAAGAT TGGCGTCTTCAACTGATCAGCTTTCTTTTGGAAAAGATGAGGGTGCTGATGATGGTACAGGCAACAATGATGATGAACCTCAACTGTCCACAGAAGAGAAGGAGTTTCGTGAATACCTGCGGTCTTTGTTTGAGGTTGTGGTCATGTTAGGAAAGCAAGGTGTCCCGTTAGTGGCTGATAAAATATCTGAAGGTGAGCTGAAGTCCAACAGCCTCCAGGCCCTCCTAGATTACCGCATGAATGCTGGAGATGAAGCCTTGACGAAGCGGTTTGAGGCAACAGCGGTAAACACAGAATACCTTTCTGCCACCCAGCAGAGTCAGCTCCTAGATGTTTGTGAGAACACAGTAAGGGAGGAGTTGTTAATGGAGGTGAGAGAGAGTCGATTCTTCTCCCTGGTGACAGGTGACCTTGTTGAATTTGCCAGCGAGAAACACCTGCCTTTGTTTTTCCGCTACGTGAATCAGCAAAATGTCCTTCGAGAGGAGTTTTTGGACTTTGTGCCATTTGATGGTGATGAGCCTGCACTGGTAGAAAGGCTCGAGGCCCAGCTGACCGACCGTTGGGGGCTTAGCATGGAGGACTGCCGTGGTCAGGCCCACAAGGCCACTGGGACTTCCACCATCAAGATGAAAGCTGTGGCAGTATTACTGATGGAGAAGTATCCTCTGGCACTGCACATGCCTTGCTCCCATATGGCACTGAACATCCACCTGGCCAACAGCCTCCCTTTCCCCAATGTCCAGGTTGTCATGGAGACCATGAGGAGGATCGGTGCTTTCTTTAGAACCCCATTAACTCAGGATGAGCTGGAGAAGGCGATCTCTATTCACTACCAGAAGAATGAAGAGAAAGGAACGACCCTAAAACAAGCTTGTGGCTCAGGCTGGACTGAGCAACACAATGTTTTTGACCTGCTGGTAGATATGTTGCCGCCACTGCTGCTGTGCCTGGACGTCATTCGGGACAATGATGATGGAAAGTTTGTTGGTTCTGTCACGTCAGATGCGTACTCAATAGCAGAAACTCTTGCTGACTTCGAGGTCGTTGTCACCATCATCATCTTAAAGAATGTTCTGACGTTTACCAGAGCTTTTGGGAGAAACCTCCAAGGGGAAAcacttgatgtgttttttgctgCCAACAGTCTAACAGCTGTCCTGCATTCACTCAACGAGGTCAACGACAACATCGACGTCTACCATGAGTTCTGGTATGAGGAGGCCGTGAGCGTGGCCACTGTGATGGACATTCCTGTGAAGATCCCGAGGCTGTTCCTTCGGAAACAGCGAGCAGCCGACGTGGGCGAAATCCAAGCAGAGCCGTATTTTAAAGAGTATGTGACGGTGGCTATAATCCGCGGCGTCATGCAGGAGGTGGAGGACATGTTCTGTGAGACCAACCTCAAAGCTCTCAAGTGTCTGTCGCTGGTTCCAGCTGTCATGGGCCAAATGAAGTTCAACACCACGGAGGAGAACTACGCAGACGTTTACCGCAACGACCTCCCCAACCCCGACACGCTTCCCGCAGAGCTTCACTGTTGGAGGATCAAGTGGAAGCACAGAGGCAAAGAGGTGCGTCTGCCCACTACCATCCACGAAACCTTGCAGCTCCCAGACGTCAAGTTCTTTCCCAACGTTAACTCCTTCCTCAAGGTGCTTTCGGCTTTGCCAGTGCTGAAGCTGGAGGACAACAAAAGTGACACGGCAAGCGAACGTCTGCAGGCTTATTTTGACAGCACGCCCGCTAAGCAGTGGAACAAAAGTCTGGCGATGCTGAACATTAACACTCATGTCAAGCATGATTTGGACGTCATGGTGGACAAATACTGCAGATTGTATGCAGAGGATGATCCTGAAGGTGAGGCCAAGCTGGATGAAGCGACTGAGGAAGATGTCACCAAATAA